The genomic segment ACCTGAAGCCTATATCTACGCTCTGCCTAAGAAATACCTTTTGGAGCACGGAGTGAGACGCTATGGCTTTCACGGGACCTCCCATAGATACGTCACCGAACAAGCGATCGAGTTTCTAGGACTGCCCTCTCAGGACTGTGGCCTTGTGATTGCCCATCTTGGTAATGGTGCTTCTATCTGTGCGGTCCAGGATGGTAACAGTGTGGATACCTCAATGGGGATGACACCACTGGAAGGGCTGATCATGGGGAGCCGCAGTGGTGATATTGACTTTGGAGCCCTGGCTTATATCTCGAGCAGAACCGGGCAATCGATTGAGGATATCGAGCAGATATTAAATAAACACTCAGGTTTATTAGGGATCTCAGGTTTGTCCTCCGATATGCGTGTTTTGGAGGAGGCTTACCAGGAAGGTCACTCCGGAGCAAAACTGGCCATTCATGCCTTTGTGCACCGTGTTGCTCGCCATATCGGGGGGCATGCAACATCATTAAGAAATCTTGATGCGGTGATCTTTACCGGCGGCATAGGTGAAAACTCATCATTCATCCGAAAGCTGGTGTGTGAGCATCTGAAGGTCTTCGGCATATCACTTAATGAATCGACCAATAAAGAATCTAACACAGCAACAAATAGAGTCATCTCCTCCACAGATTCTTTGGTCCATACCGTGGTCATTCCAACCAACGAAGAAAAGATGATTGCCCTCGATACGATTCGTCTGGGGGAAAAGGTTAGTCACCTTGAATATGCCTGAGAACATCAAAAAGTAACCGAATGAATTATAAGGAGTATTGTTTTATGAGGGTTGATTTAGAGTTAAATCAAGATATGTATCTCCAGGCTTGGCAGGGTTTTAGCGGTGACAGCTGGAAAGGTGAGATAAATGTCCGAGATTTCATCCAGGAAAACTATAGCCCCTATGAAGGGGATGAACATTTTCTAACCGGAGCAACTGAAGCAACCAGTACTTTGTGGAATAAGGTGATGGATGGGATCCGCACCGAAAATGCAACTCACGCTCCGGTCGATTTTGATACCAAGGTCGCAACCTCGATTACCGCCCACGCTCCCGGTTATATTCAGCAGGGGTTAGAAAAGATAGTCGGCTTGCAAACCGATAAGCCGCTGAAACGAGCGCTACACCCATTTGGTGGAATCAACATGATCCGTAGCTCCTTTGAAGCTTACGGACGTGAAATGGATCCAGAGTTTGAACATACATTCAGCGAGCTGAGAAAAACACATAACCAGGGGGTGTTTGATGTCTACTCCCCACAGATGCTGCGCTGTAGAAAATCAGGTGTACTGACCGGTCTGCCAGATGGATATGGGCGTGGGCGGATTATCGGCGACTATCGCCGGGTTGCACTTTACGGCATAGACTACCTCATCCGGGAGCGCGAGCTGCACTTTACCGATCTGCAATCATCCCTGCTGCAAAATGAAAATCTGGATCAGGTGATCCGCCTCCGTGAAGAGCTGGCAGAGCATAAGCGAGCTCTTGGGCAGATAAAGAAGATGGCACATAGCTATGGCTTTGATATCTCCGGCCCGGCCCGTACAGCTCAGGAGGCGGTACAGTGGCTCTACTTTGCTTATCTGGCGGCAGTGAAATCCCAGAATGGTGGCGCCATGTCTCTGGGTCGAACCGCAACATTCCTCGATATCTATATTGAGCGAGATCTGAAAAGTGGAACTATCTCTGAACAGGATGCCCAGGAGCTGGTCGACCACTTCATCATGAAAATTCGCATGGTACGTTTTCTGCGAACCCCAGAGTTTGACACCCTGTTCTCGGGAGATCCCATCTGGGCGACCGAGGTGATCGGCGGCATGGGGCTGGATGGCCGAACCCTGGTGACCAAGAATTCGTTTCGCTATCTCAACACCCTGAAGACTATGGGGCGGCTCCCGAGCCAAACCTGACCATTCTCTGGGCAGATCAATTACCCGAAGCGTTTAAAAGCTATGCGGCGAGAGTCTCTATCGAAACCTCATCCCTGCAGTATGAGAACGATGACCTGATGCGAAACGATTTCCACAGCGACGACTATGCCATCGCCTGCTGTGTAAGTCCCATGGTCATAGGCAAGCAGATGCAGTTTTTCGGAGCTCGAGCCAACCTGGCGAAAACTCTGCTCTATAGCATTAATGGCGGGGTTGATGAGAAGTTGAAGATCCAGGTCGGTCCACAGGTCGCGCCAGTGATGGACGAGGTCCTCGACTATGATACCGTCATGGAAAATCTGGACAATCTCATGGATTGGCTGGCCGAGCAGTATATCAGTGCCCTCAACCTGATCCATTACATGCATGATAAGTACAGCTATGAGGCTTCGCTGATGGCGCTGCACGATAGAGATGTGCACCGTACCATGGCATGCGGGATCGCCGGACTTTCGGTTGCGGCGGACTCTCTGTCGGCCATCAAGTATGCCAAAGTAAAACCGATACGTGATGAGAGCGGGTTAGCGGTCGATTTTGAGATCGAGGGTGAATACCCCCAATATGGCAACAACGATGAACGTGTTGACAGTATTGCCTGTGATCTGGTCGAACGCTTTATGAAAAAGATCAAGGCGCTACCCACTTACCGCGATGCAGTGCCGACTCAATCGATTCTGACGATCACTTCCAACGTCGTATATGGCCAGAAAACAGGAAATACTCCGGATGGACGCCGTGCGGGAACCCCATTTGCGCCCGGAGCCAACCCCATGCATGGCCGTGATCGCAAAGGGGCCGTCGCATCTTTGACATCTGTGGCCAAGTTGCCGTTCAAATATGCCCAGGATGGGATCTCATATACCTTCTCGATTGTTCCGGATGCCCTTGGCAAAGATCCCCTGGTCAGAGAAAATAACCTGGTGGGTCTGATGGATGCCTATTTCCACCATGATTCGCAAGCGGAAGGGGGCCAGCACCTCAATGTGAACGTGATGAATCGTGAGATGCTGCTCGACGCAATTGAGAGCCCGGAGAAATATCCAAGCTTAACGATCCGGGTGTCTGGGTATGCGGTACGCTTCAACGCCCTGACCCGAGAGCAGCAACAGGATGTCATTTCCAGAACCTTTACCAACATGATGTAACGCCGATCCCCAAGATGGGTACCTTGTGGGCGACTGCTTATCCTGCAGTCGCCTTTGACGGGCTCATCTCGCCTGTTTGGCTCGCTCCTTCAGCTCAGCCAGCTTTATAGCTAGTACAGCTAAGCGTTATTAACCTTACCGCTTAGCTATTGTTCTTCCGCACTGCAACAACCCCTTTCGGGGGTGCCCGACGGCACATTACTTTTGTATCGCCAAAAGTAATCAAAAGCTCACTCCGCGCGATGAGTCCCTCCATCGAGCTGCGTTATTCGCCATCCATGGCTCAAATGCTTCACCATATAAGCTAGTGGTCAAAGTATTTGAGCTATGTGGTACTAGTTCTGATCCTGGCTATCCAGCTATACACAGAACCCTGTGCATTGGGGAAAATCCTTTTCCCTTTGCTACTATGGGGGACTGGGGATCATCCGATATTACACTGCACATTGATGTGTTTCTCTTCCGGTATTTCGTTAAAGGCGACGACCTTGAAGGGCTTGGCGACGATGCGGCAGACCCGGTTCATCAGAGGTCGAAGCTGGGGTACGACCAGCAGAATCGGCGGCTGGGAGGATTGTTGCAGCTGCTCACAAGCCAGCGGCAGATGCTGCTGGAGCTGCTCGGAGACGTTGGGTTCCAGGGTGATATTTTCAGGAGCGATATTTCCGGTTTGCATCGCCTGGTTGTAGCTCTGCATCAGCAGCTGCTCGAGCCCGGCCGAAAGGGTGGCAACCGTGAGTTCTCGATTGTTACCTATGAGGTTAAACATCAGCAATCGCGCCAGGGATTTTCGTACCTCACCACACAACAGAGTCGGATCCTTGGTGAACTCTACCGCTTCGTTAAGTGCGGTGGCGATACTAAGCAGATCGGTGAGGGGCACCTCATCGCGAAGTAGTTGCTGGAGGATTTTCAAAAGCTGGCCGATGCTGATCTTATCGGGTACCAGCTCTTTTTGCAGACTTCCCGAGATTTTACCTAGTTGATTGACCAGCTGCTGGACCTCATCATAGGTAAGAAGATCCGGCAGGTGTTCGGTCATCACCTTACGCATATGGGTGGCGATCACGGATGCGGGATCGATCATGCTATATCCCAGAGCGATCGCCTCCTCCTGTTGCTCGGGCGGGATCCAGTAGGCACTCAGACCATAGGCTGGATCCTGGGTGAGTTGCCCCTTGAGTTCACCAAACACTTCACCCGGGTTGAGCGCCATCAGCTGATCTGGGTGGATCTGTCCGCCGGCAACTTCTACTCCCCGTAGCTTGATTCGGTAGTGTTCCGGGTTGAGATTGAGATTATCGCGAACCCGCACACTGGGTAACAGAAACCCAAAGCGCTGGGAGAGTGTCTTGCGGATCCCCTTGATTCGCACCAGCAGTTCACCTCCCTGTTGTTGATCCACCAGGGGAACCAGCCGGTAGCCAAGTTCCAGGGTCAGGGTATCCATGATAGGAATATCGCTCCAATCCAGCTCTCGCTGGGATTCAAGCTCCATCTGTTTGACATTGTGTTGCTGCTGCTCACTGATTTCGGCCTGCTCACGGTTTGGCGTACTTTGACGGATGAAGTATCCCAGGGCAGCAGCCAACAGGCCAAAGCCAATGAATGCCAGGTGGGGCATGCCGGGGATGAGGCCAATGATTAGCAGCAGCGTCGCAACCATCATTAAAATTCGCGGTGAGCCAAACATCTGCTGAGCGACCTGCTCACTGATGTCCCGGGATTCAGACACCCGGGTGACTATGATCGCTGCCGCCGTTGAGAGCAGCAGTGCCGGGATCTGAGCCACCAGTCCATCACCGATGGAGAGCAGGGCAAAGGTTTTAAACGCCGCAGTAAAGCTCATCTGATACTGCATCACACCGACACAGGTTCCGCCGATGAGGTTGATAAAGAGGATCAGCAGGGCCGCGATCGCATCCCCTTTAACGAACTTGGAGGCTCCATCCATCGAGCCGTAGAAATCCGCTTCCCGGGTCACGTCCTCCCGGCGTTTTCGAGCCTGCTGCTGATCGATCACTCCGGCGTTGAGATCGGCGTCGATCGCCATCTGTTTGCCCGGCATGGCATCCAGAGTGAAGCGTGCCGAGACCTCGGAGATCCGGCCCCCTCCCTTGGTGATGACCACAAAGTTGATGATCATCAGGATCGCGAAGACCACGATCCCTACCACATAGTTGCCGCCGATCACCACTTGACCAAAGGCCTGGATCACCCGTCCCGCAGCTTCCGAGCCATTGTGGCCGTGAAGCAGTACCACCCGGGTTGAGGCGACATTCAGACCCAGACGTAACAGGGTGGTGACCAGTAGTATGGTGGGGAATACTCCGAAATCCAGAGGGCGCAATGAGTAAACGGCCACCAGTAACACGATCAGCGACAGTGTGATATTGAAGGTGAACAGCATGTCCAGCAGCGCAGGTGGCATCGGCAGTGTCACCATGGCCAGCAGCATCAGGACCAGTAATGGGATCCCAAGCTTTTGCTGGTGCAGAGAGTGAACAAGGGCAAAGGTTTTGTGTCTCATAGCTCGATCAATATTGAAGATGGTTTGGAATTGAGTAACTGGGCAAGGGGGGTCTTGCCTGGTCGCCGGAGAGCCTCTGAATATAGACCAGGATCAGGGCGACGGCCTGGTAGAGCTCGACCGGAATCGCTCGATCCAGCTTGGTGGTGTAGTAGATAGAGCGGGTCAGATCAGGGATGCTCAGGATCGGGGTCTGGTGGCGTCTGGCTGCTTCACGGATCTGAGCCGCCATATGATCCATCCCCTTGGCGATCAGGATTGGGGCGGGATCCTGCTCCGGCTGATAACGAAGTGCCACCGCATAATGACTGGGGTTGATCAGTACCGCATTGGCTTCACCGACAGCCTGGAGCATCCGGCGCTGACTGATCTCCCGCTGCTGGCGGCGGATCCTGGATTTGACCTCCGGCTTGCCCTCATTTTCTTTATGTTCATCTTTCACCTCTTGCTGTGTCATCCGCAGTTTCTGCTGGTGTTCCCACCACTGGTAGGGGATCTCCAGCACGGCGATGACGACCAGGGTCAATGACATATAGAGCAGCCCGTGCCATAGCAACTGGTTAAACTGGAGTAACGCCTGAGGCAGCGGGAGCTGACCCAGGCGCAGGATCTGCGGCAGTGATCCCTGCAGCATCAGATAAAGTGCCAGACCAATAAAGCTGACCTTGAGAGTGGATTTAACCAGCTCAACAGCAGATTTTCTGGAAAACATCCGCTTGAATCCAGAAGCGGGATTCATCTTACTGAATTTCGGAGCCAGAGATGAGCTGGAGAAGTTGAGGCCGCCCAGCAGCAGGTTTCCACCGATCCCAAGCAGTAGCAATAGCAACAGGATGGGGCAGCTCAGCACCAGGCAGTCGATCAGTGCCTGCTGCAGATGATGGAGCAGTAGTCTGGGATCAAACAGGCTGGTGTGATCAAAGCTTAAATTTTCCCTGAAAAGGCGCAGCAGGTGCTCACTCATCATAGGTGCCAGCAGTTTTAGTCCCAGGGCGGTTCCTGTCATCATCAGGGCGCTGACTAACTCCCGGGAGCGCAGGATGTCGCCTTGCTCCCGGGCCTTGCGCAGCTTATCCGGGGTGGGGGCCTGATTTTTCTCCTGAGAGCTATCCTGACTCTCTGCCATCAGGG from the Dongshaea marina genome contains:
- the tdcD gene encoding propionate kinase; its protein translation is MKYDSLVLVINCGSSSVKFSVLNTENHDVIISGIADGIATEHAKLKIDHDQCIALSENDHSSALTAIATELQQRNLLQKITMVGHRIAHGGSEFSEAVLIDDEVLEKIRRVSPLAPLHNHANLSGVAAARRLFPSRPQVAVFDTGFHQTMKPEAYIYALPKKYLLEHGVRRYGFHGTSHRYVTEQAIEFLGLPSQDCGLVIAHLGNGASICAVQDGNSVDTSMGMTPLEGLIMGSRSGDIDFGALAYISSRTGQSIEDIEQILNKHSGLLGISGLSSDMRVLEEAYQEGHSGAKLAIHAFVHRVARHIGGHATSLRNLDAVIFTGGIGENSSFIRKLVCEHLKVFGISLNESTNKESNTATNRVISSTDSLVHTVVIPTNEEKMIALDTIRLGEKVSHLEYA
- the flhA gene encoding flagellar biosynthesis protein FlhA, encoding MRHKTFALVHSLHQQKLGIPLLVLMLLAMVTLPMPPALLDMLFTFNITLSLIVLLVAVYSLRPLDFGVFPTILLVTTLLRLGLNVASTRVVLLHGHNGSEAAGRVIQAFGQVVIGGNYVVGIVVFAILMIINFVVITKGGGRISEVSARFTLDAMPGKQMAIDADLNAGVIDQQQARKRREDVTREADFYGSMDGASKFVKGDAIAALLILFINLIGGTCVGVMQYQMSFTAAFKTFALLSIGDGLVAQIPALLLSTAAAIIVTRVSESRDISEQVAQQMFGSPRILMMVATLLLIIGLIPGMPHLAFIGFGLLAAALGYFIRQSTPNREQAEISEQQQHNVKQMELESQRELDWSDIPIMDTLTLELGYRLVPLVDQQQGGELLVRIKGIRKTLSQRFGFLLPSVRVRDNLNLNPEHYRIKLRGVEVAGGQIHPDQLMALNPGEVFGELKGQLTQDPAYGLSAYWIPPEQQEEAIALGYSMIDPASVIATHMRKVMTEHLPDLLTYDEVQQLVNQLGKISGSLQKELVPDKISIGQLLKILQQLLRDEVPLTDLLSIATALNEAVEFTKDPTLLCGEVRKSLARLLMFNLIGNNRELTVATLSAGLEQLLMQSYNQAMQTGNIAPENITLEPNVSEQLQQHLPLACEQLQQSSQPPILLVVPQLRPLMNRVCRIVAKPFKVVAFNEIPEEKHINVQCNIG
- the flhB gene encoding flagellar biosynthesis protein FlhB, whose amino-acid sequence is MAESQDSSQEKNQAPTPDKLRKAREQGDILRSRELVSALMMTGTALGLKLLAPMMSEHLLRLFRENLSFDHTSLFDPRLLLHHLQQALIDCLVLSCPILLLLLLLGIGGNLLLGGLNFSSSSLAPKFSKMNPASGFKRMFSRKSAVELVKSTLKVSFIGLALYLMLQGSLPQILRLGQLPLPQALLQFNQLLWHGLLYMSLTLVVIAVLEIPYQWWEHQQKLRMTQQEVKDEHKENEGKPEVKSRIRRQQREISQRRMLQAVGEANAVLINPSHYAVALRYQPEQDPAPILIAKGMDHMAAQIREAARRHQTPILSIPDLTRSIYYTTKLDRAIPVELYQAVALILVYIQRLSGDQARPPLPSYSIPNHLQY